The genomic DNA GGCCAGGAACAGGTCGACCTGCCGCGCGGCAACCGCGCCTGCGGAGGTCGCCAGGATCGCCTCGGCGGCGGCGAGGTCGCGCTCGGCGTCGAGCTGCGCCAGATAGGGCAAGCGCCCCGCCGCCCATAGCCGGCGCTGCTGCCGCGCGGCCTGTGCGGCGTGCTCTGCGGCGGCATGCAGGGCCGCGTGGCGTTCCAGTTCACGCCGGTAGGCCGCCAGCGCGGTCTCGGTTTCCTGCAGCGCGCGCAGCACCACGCCGTCGAAGCGCGCCAGGGCGGCATCCGCATCGGCTTCGAGGCCATGGATGCGATGCCGCACGCCATTGGTGGGCCAGCTCCAGCTCAGCAGCGGCCCCAGGCTCCAGCGCGCCGTGGGCCCGCTGCCAAGGTGGCTCAGCACGCCGGTCAGTCCGGCGCTGGCACCGATGCGGATCGATGGATACAGGTCTGCCGTGGCCACGCCGATGCGCGCGGTGGCGGCGGCGAGTTCGCGCTCGGCCTGACGCACATCGGGCCGCCGGCGCAGCAGCGCGGCGCCGTCGCCGACCGGCAGCGGCGCGCGCAGCACGGGCTCGGCCTCGCAGGCCACATCGGCCTCCGGCAGCGCCGCTGGCGCCTGGCCCAGCAACATCGCCAGCCGGTATCGCGCCGCACTGCGCGCAGCCTGCAGCGGGGGCAGGGCGGCGCGCAGCGCTTCGGTGCGGGCACGTTCGCGCGCCACCTCGGCGGGCCCGGCGCGGCCCGCTGCGTGCACGCGGCGGGTGGCATCCAGCGTGCGCTGCTGCAGCGCCAATTGTTGCGTGGCTGCGTGCAGGTCATGCGTGGCGGCGCAACCTTGCACGTAGGCGCGCACGGTCTGCGCCGCCACGGTGACGCGCACCAGGTCCAGTGTCGCCTCGCTGGCCTGCGCACCGGCCAGCGCGGCCTCGTCGGCGCGCGCCAGCTTGCCGAAGAAGTCGATCAGGTAGGAAGCGCCCAGGCCCACGTCGCCCAGGTTGAACACCGGTGGCTGGGCCTGCTGCAAGAAACTCTCCCCCGACAACTGCGCGCGCGACACGCCGGCGCCGGCGCTGCCCTGCGGCAGGTTTTCGGCTTCGACTTCGTGCAGCAGCGCCAGCGCGCGACGCAGGTTGGCGCCGGCCGCGCGGATGTCGGTGTTTGCCGCCAGCGCCTGCGTGACCAGCCGGTCGAGCCGTTCGTCGTCATAGAGGCTCCACCAGTCGTCGGGCACGGGAGCGAGCGCCACGTGCGGTGCCTGTGCTGCCTGCAACGGCCCATTGGCCGCGGCCTCGCGCACCGCCGCGCGATCGGGCACGCGATAGTCCGGTCCCACCGTGGTGCAGGCGCTCAGGCATGCGCACAGGCACGCCGCCCAGGCACGGCGCGGCCTCACGATCGCGGCCCCGCGCTGCGCGCGGCGCCCCCGTCTGCCGACGTTTCGCGCACCGCCACGGTGGCGGTTCGCCCCGACACCAGGCGCACGTCGGCGGGCACGTCTTCCAGCACGATGCGCACCGGCACGCGCTGCGCCAGCCGGACCCAGTTGAAGGTGGGATTGACGTTGGGCAGCAGGTTGGAACCCGCGCTGCGGTCGCGGTCTTCGATGCCGGCGGCGATGCTCTGCACATGGCCGCGCAGGTGGCGGGGCTCGCCCATGATATGCACGTCGACCGTGCTGCCGACATGGATGCGGTGCAGCCTGGTTTCCTCGAAATACCCTTCCACGTGGAAGGATCCGGCATCGACCATCGACAGCACCGGCCGCCCGGTCGACACGTAGTCGCCCAGGCGCGGCAGCCGGTCGTTGAGATAGCCCGCCACCGGGCTGCGCACGCTGGTGCGCTGCAGGTTCAGCCGGGCCAGCCGGACCGCGGCCTCGGCCTGCGCCAGCGCGGCCTGGCCTTGCTCCACGCGCGCACGCCCCTGTTCCGCGACTTCGGCGGCGACCACGCCGTCCAGTTCGCGGTTGCGCGCGGCTTCGCGGCGCGCCTGCGCCAGCGCGGCACGCTGGGTCGCAAGCGTTGCCTGCGCCTGCTGCAGGGCAAGCGCGTAGCGGTCACGGTCGATCTCGAACAGGACTTCGCCGCGCTCGACGTACTGGTTGTCGCGCGCCAGCACGCGCGTGACCAGCCCCGAGACATCTGGCGCCACCTGGACGATGTCGGCACGCACATGGCCGTCGCGGGTCCAGGGCGCAGCAGTGTAGTAGTCCCACAGGTGGCGCAGCACCAGCAGCGCGGCAATGGCGGCCAGCAGAGTCGGCAGCACCGGAAGCAAGGGTCGGAGTCGGAAGGTCATGATGGCAGTCCGGGCAGCGCGGCAAACACGGCGGCGACGGCGCCCAGGACGATCACATAGAGGGAAAGGTTGAACAGCGAGCGGTGCCAGATATGGCGGTAGCAGCCGAGTGCGGCGAGCACCATGCGGATTGCCGTGGCCACGGCAAAGGCGAGCACGGCCAGCACCAGCACGCCGGGGACGAACACGCCGTAGAGGTCGATTTCACTAAGCATGAGGTGCAGCGCAGCTCGTGTGGATCAGCGGGACGGGGACATGGCCAACAGCGGGAGCAGCGTGACCTGCAGCACCACCAGCGCGCCCAGCGTGCCGCGCTGGCCGGCGTGGCCGCTCGCCGCCACCGCTGCCATGGCCTCGTCCACGGCGGCGCCCAGGCCCGCCGGTGCCGGTACGCGCCGGCCCGCGCGCAGCTGGGCGCGGAAATGCCGCGCCACCGCGGCCAGCACGCGGCGCACCAGCTTGCGCGCCGGCGGCGGCAGCTCCGGCAGCGCCTGGTGCAGCGCCAGCGCGCAATAGCCGACCTGCAGCGCATGGAAGCCGTCCGCGGACAAGGGATCGCCGGCCGCGCCCAGGCGCGGCACCAGCTGGCCCAGGCGGTCCAGCATGCGCGCGCCCAGCCGCGCATCGCCATCGCTGGCGCGCATCGTGGCGGCCTGCGCCAGATCGTGCCAGCTGGCGCGCACCAGCCGCCGTGCCGCGGCGCGCGCGCCGAACGGGCGTGCCGCCACCGACCACAGCGGCGCGAACAGCATGGCCACGGCGCTGGCCAGGCAGGTATTGAAAAACGCGAGGAAGTCCGCGTCGAACACCGCCTGCACGTTGGCGAAGGCGGCGGTGTTGACCGACAGCAGCATCGCGATCAGCTGGAACCCCGGCCGCGAAATCAGCAGGCCGATGCCGAGATAGGGCAGCGCCAGCAGCGCGGCCAGCGCTTCGAAGGTGTGCGCATGCGGCACCACCAGGAACAGGTAGCCGGACGAAATCAGCAGGCAGATCGCGCTCCAGCGCACGAAGGCGCCGGCCATGCGCCGCGGCTCGTCGACCGCGGCAAAGAAGCAGCACGCGATCGAAGCCACCACCACCGCTCCCGCGCCATCCTCCCAGCCCGACAAGATCCACAGCAGCCCGGCGCAGAACACCGCCAGTCCGCTCGACACGGCGCCGAACAGCAGCATGCCGTGGTCATGGTGAAGGCCCGCGGCTTCCGTCCCGGCCTCGCCGCGCGGCAGCGGCGTGCCGGCGCGGTGGTCGCCGATGCCTTGCTGCAGGGCGCGGCATTCGCCGTACAGGGCGCAGAGGCGCTGCAACTGGTCGAGCGCCGTGGCGGCAAGGCGCTCATGCCAGCCGCCCGGGCCGGGCCCGGAAGCGCGCCCCAGGCCTGCGTGCGCGGCGGCAGGCGCGGTGGCGGCGTCGCCGGCGAGCCAGGCGGCCGTCGCCGCCAGCGCCGCGCGCAGGTCCGCGGGGATGCCGCCGGGGTGGCAGCGCAGCGCCTGCAGCACGCTGTCCAGCGACGACAGCAGCGGCATCAGCATGGTCATGCGCCGGCGCAGCGCGCGCGCATGGCGCAGTGTGTGGCTGCCTTCGGTGTCATAGGCCAGCTGGCTGATCAGCTGGTCCAGTTGCAGGATGTCGGCGGCCAGCCGGTGGCGGCTGTGGTCGGCGCGCGGGCTGCCAAGGAGGAGGTCCGAGGCCCACGCGGCGGCGTCGGCCAGCCAGGTCTCGGCACGCGCGCGCAGCGCCAGGGCGACCTTGGCCGGCAACACCACCGAGCCCACCAGTCCGGCGCAGACGATGCCGATCACGATCTCCTCGATCCGTGCCACGGCGATATCGAAGATCTGCGCCGGCTGGCTCACCGCCGGCAAGGCCACGATCGGCAGCGTGTAGGCCGCCAGCAGGCACACGTAGCTGCGCGGCGTGCGCTGCAGCAGCGACAGGTACACCAGCACGCTGATCCACAGCGCGATCGCGCCCATCAGCATGATCGGCATATTGACCAGTTGCGGCACCGTCGCCACCGCGGCGGTCGCGCCCAGCACGGTGCCGGCGACGCGATACGCCGCCTTGGACCGGGTCGCGCCGGTGAGCGGGTGCGAGACGAAGTACACCGTCGCCATGGCCCAGTACGGCCGCGCCAGGCCCAGCGCCAGCGCGATGTAGAGCGCGAGCATCGCGGCGGCGAATGCCTTCAGCGAGAACAGCCACTGTCGTGCATTCGGCCAGCTAGCCATGGAGCGGGGTCTTGTAGGGAAGTTGGGGGCGCTTGCCGCCGCCTGCCGCTCCGCGCTTCATTGGGGGCGCGGTCCGGGCCGGGGCGACATGTTGGGAGCGAAGTGTAGCCGTACCTTTCGCATTCCCTTCATGATTTAATATTGGTTTGTTCATTCGTATTCTTCATGGGGCGGCGCGTCCGTCCTTCACGCCAACATGCCCATCGATATCCGCGCGCTGCGCTATTTCGTCGAGACCGCGCGGCTGCGCAGCTTTACCCAGGCCGCCTCGTCGCTGTTCGTGACCCAGTCGACCATCAGCAAGATGGTCCGCCAGCTCGAGGATGAAGTCGGCCAGCCGCTGCTGATCCGCGAAGGCAAGAGCGTGCGCCTGACCGATGTCGGCCGCGTGGTGTACGAGCGCGGCCAGGAGGCGCTGGGCGTGGTGCACCGGCTGACGCTGGAGGTCTCCGACCTGTCGTCGCTGGGGCGGGGGCAGCTGACGGTCGGCATCCCGCCGATGGTCAACCTGTTTTTCTCGCCGGCGGTCAGCGCGTTCCGGCAGCGCTATCCCAACCTGTCACTGACGCTGGACGAGCACGGCGGCCAGGTGGTGGAGCAACTGGTGGCCAGCGGCGAGCTCGAGGTGGGCGCCACGGTGCTGCCCGGCGACAGCGGCCTGGCGCTGGAAACGCGCCAGTTCGGCCGCCATCCGATCTGGGCGGTGGGGCCGCGCAAGGCGGCCTGGGCGCGCGGGCGCACGGTGTCGCTGGCGGCGCTGCGCGACGAGCCGCTGGTGATGCTGACCGAGGATTTCTCGCTGACGCGCAAGCTGCGCCAGGCCTTCCTGGAGGCCCGCATCGAGCCGCGCGTGGTGGCGCGCAGCGGGCACTGGGATTTCCTGGCGTCGATGGCGGCGGCGGGGCTGGGCACCACCTTCCTGCCCCAGCCGCTGGCCGAGCGCCTGCAGGCCCAGGACACACTGGCCATGGCGCGCCTGACCGAACCCGCGGTCGACTGGACCATGGCCCATATCTGGTCGCCGGGACGCTACCTGTCGCACGCCGCGCGGGCGTGGCTGGCGGTGTGCGAAGAGGTGCTGGGCAACGGGCGCGCGGGCTGAGCCAGCCGGCTCACTTGCCGCGGCACTGGTCGGGCGGGATGTCGAGCAGCACCAGCGGCTTCGGCCCCGCCGCATAGTGATAACGCAGCCGGATCCCCAGCTTGCCCAGCACCGGCACATCCGGGTTGCGGCAGATGCCGCGCTCGAGGATCGGCTTGGCCGTGGCCATGAAATCACGGGTGTCGTCGCGGCCGGCATCGATGCCGGAGACCTTCAGGTGGAAATCGACGATCTTGCCGGGCCTGGCCACGCAGCCGTCAAAGCGCGTGGTGTCGTCGAGGTCGACCGGCCCCGCGCGCATCAGCTCCTGGCAGGCGAGGCGCAGTTGGCGGTCGGCGTCGCCGGTCGTCAGGCGCGTGACCCCGCGCATGCCGGTCGGCTTGCCGCGCACCGTGCCCAGCAGCAGCGTGGCAAGCTCCGACAGCGGCGGCGGCGCGGCCGCGGTGGCGGCCTGCGTGGCGGGAATGGCAAGGATCGTCGCCAGCAACGACAGCCCGAGGTGGACGGCGGGGCGGCGCCAGCGGCAGAGAGCAGGGGCGGGAACGGCGTGGACGGCGGCGGGGCAAGGGGGCATGACGCAGACAGAACGGGGCGGCGGGTGCGCTGCTACTTTAGCCCTGTGTCCTTGCCGCCGTTGTCAGGCTTTGTCCTACGTTGCAACGGCGCGCTTGCCGTGCCGGTGCCGGCATGCCAGCGGTAGAATCGCGGTTCCGCCCGACCTGCGCGCCGCCTCCATCGCCATGCCCCTGCAAATCCGCCCCGAGGTACCAGCCGATGCCGACGCCATCGCCCGGCTGACCACTGCCGCCTTCCTGAGCGCACCGCATGCCAGCCAGACCGAGGCGTTCATCGTCAATGCGCTGCGCCGGGCCGGCCAGCTGACGGTGTCGCTGGTGGCGCAGGACGGCGATGCGCTGGTCGGGCACGTTGCGGTCTCGCCGGTCGCGATATCTTCCGGCGCGCCCGCATGGCATGGACTGGGGCCGCTGTCGGTGGTGCCGCCGCGGCAGGGGCAGGGCATCGGCGCGCAACTGGTGCGCGCCGCGCTGGCGGCATTGCGCCGCCAGGGTGCGGCCGGCTGCGTAGTGCTGGGCGAGCCGGCCTACTACGGCCGCTTCGGCTTTGCCGCGCAGCCCGGACTGGTGCTGCCGGGCGTGCCGCCGGAATACTTCCAGGCGCTGGCCTTCGACGGCGCCCCTGCGGTCGGTACGGTCAGCTATCACGACGCCTTCAACGCCACCGCCTGAGGCCGGCGCTCAGAGTTCCAGCACCAACCGGCCGCCGCCGCAGGCGCGCGAGCAGCACGCCATCATGCGCTGGTTGGCGTCGCGCTCGACGCGCGTCAGCACCACGTCGCGGTGATCGACCTGGCCGGCCAGCACACGCACCTCGCACGAGCCGCACAGGCCTTCCTCGCAGTCGCTCTGGACGTCGATATTGGCGCCGCGCAGCGCGCCCAGCAGGGTCTGTCCGGCCGGCACTTCCAGCACCAGGCCGGAGTCCTTCAGCTCCACGGTAAAGGGCTGCTCCTGCGATGCATCCAGGGTGCCGAGCCGCGAGACGAAATGCTCGACCCGCAGCGCGTCTGCCGGCCATGCCGCGCAGCATTCGGCCAGCGCATCCAGCAGTCGCTGCGGGCCGCAGGCATAGATCTGGGTGTGCGGGTCGGGCTGCGCCAGCAGCTTGCCGAAGTCGGCGCGCCGGCCTTCGTCGCTGGCGTGGACCTGCAGCCGCGCACCGTGCAGCGCCTGCAGTTCGTCGAGCATGGCCATGGCCCGGCGCGAGCGCCCGCAATAGTGAAACTCGTAGTCGATGCCGAGCGCGCGGGCGCGGCGCGCCATCGCGCTCACCGGCGTCACGCCGATGCCGCCGGCAATGAAGATGGCCCGCCCGCATTGCTCGTCGAAGCGGAAATGGTTGCGCGGGCCGCGGATGCGCAGGCGGTCACCGGCGCTGACGCTGCCATGGAGCCAGGCGGAGCCGCCGCGGCTGGCGGGATCGCGCAGCACCGCGATCTCGAGCGCCGCCGCATCGTCC from Cupriavidus taiwanensis includes the following:
- a CDS encoding efflux transporter outer membrane subunit, with translation MRPRRAWAACLCACLSACTTVGPDYRVPDRAAVREAAANGPLQAAQAPHVALAPVPDDWWSLYDDERLDRLVTQALAANTDIRAAGANLRRALALLHEVEAENLPQGSAGAGVSRAQLSGESFLQQAQPPVFNLGDVGLGASYLIDFFGKLARADEAALAGAQASEATLDLVRVTVAAQTVRAYVQGCAATHDLHAATQQLALQQRTLDATRRVHAAGRAGPAEVARERARTEALRAALPPLQAARSAARYRLAMLLGQAPAALPEADVACEAEPVLRAPLPVGDGAALLRRRPDVRQAERELAAATARIGVATADLYPSIRIGASAGLTGVLSHLGSGPTARWSLGPLLSWSWPTNGVRHRIHGLEADADAALARFDGVVLRALQETETALAAYRRELERHAALHAAAEHAAQAARQQRRLWAAGRLPYLAQLDAERDLAAAEAILATSAGAVAARQVDLFLALGGGWQSARSLAAAPRIDNEKND
- a CDS encoding efflux RND transporter periplasmic adaptor subunit; translation: MTFRLRPLLPVLPTLLAAIAALLVLRHLWDYYTAAPWTRDGHVRADIVQVAPDVSGLVTRVLARDNQYVERGEVLFEIDRDRYALALQQAQATLATQRAALAQARREAARNRELDGVVAAEVAEQGRARVEQGQAALAQAEAAVRLARLNLQRTSVRSPVAGYLNDRLPRLGDYVSTGRPVLSMVDAGSFHVEGYFEETRLHRIHVGSTVDVHIMGEPRHLRGHVQSIAAGIEDRDRSAGSNLLPNVNPTFNWVRLAQRVPVRIVLEDVPADVRLVSGRTATVAVRETSADGGAARSAGPRS
- a CDS encoding DUF1656 domain-containing protein — translated: MLSEIDLYGVFVPGVLVLAVLAFAVATAIRMVLAALGCYRHIWHRSLFNLSLYVIVLGAVAAVFAALPGLPS
- a CDS encoding FUSC family protein, with amino-acid sequence MASWPNARQWLFSLKAFAAAMLALYIALALGLARPYWAMATVYFVSHPLTGATRSKAAYRVAGTVLGATAAVATVPQLVNMPIMLMGAIALWISVLVYLSLLQRTPRSYVCLLAAYTLPIVALPAVSQPAQIFDIAVARIEEIVIGIVCAGLVGSVVLPAKVALALRARAETWLADAAAWASDLLLGSPRADHSRHRLAADILQLDQLISQLAYDTEGSHTLRHARALRRRMTMLMPLLSSLDSVLQALRCHPGGIPADLRAALAATAAWLAGDAATAPAAAHAGLGRASGPGPGGWHERLAATALDQLQRLCALYGECRALQQGIGDHRAGTPLPRGEAGTEAAGLHHDHGMLLFGAVSSGLAVFCAGLLWILSGWEDGAGAVVVASIACCFFAAVDEPRRMAGAFVRWSAICLLISSGYLFLVVPHAHTFEALAALLALPYLGIGLLISRPGFQLIAMLLSVNTAAFANVQAVFDADFLAFFNTCLASAVAMLFAPLWSVAARPFGARAAARRLVRASWHDLAQAATMRASDGDARLGARMLDRLGQLVPRLGAAGDPLSADGFHALQVGYCALALHQALPELPPPARKLVRRVLAAVARHFRAQLRAGRRVPAPAGLGAAVDEAMAAVAASGHAGQRGTLGALVVLQVTLLPLLAMSPSR
- a CDS encoding LysR family transcriptional regulator, coding for MPIDIRALRYFVETARLRSFTQAASSLFVTQSTISKMVRQLEDEVGQPLLIREGKSVRLTDVGRVVYERGQEALGVVHRLTLEVSDLSSLGRGQLTVGIPPMVNLFFSPAVSAFRQRYPNLSLTLDEHGGQVVEQLVASGELEVGATVLPGDSGLALETRQFGRHPIWAVGPRKAAWARGRTVSLAALRDEPLVMLTEDFSLTRKLRQAFLEARIEPRVVARSGHWDFLASMAAAGLGTTFLPQPLAERLQAQDTLAMARLTEPAVDWTMAHIWSPGRYLSHAARAWLAVCEEVLGNGRAG
- a CDS encoding GNAT family N-acetyltransferase, producing MPLQIRPEVPADADAIARLTTAAFLSAPHASQTEAFIVNALRRAGQLTVSLVAQDGDALVGHVAVSPVAISSGAPAWHGLGPLSVVPPRQGQGIGAQLVRAALAALRRQGAAGCVVLGEPAYYGRFGFAAQPGLVLPGVPPEYFQALAFDGAPAVGTVSYHDAFNATA